The Primulina eburnea isolate SZY01 chromosome 8, ASM2296580v1, whole genome shotgun sequence genome contains a region encoding:
- the LOC140838934 gene encoding uncharacterized protein: MAENRENNEHIQPEARPIRDHFRPMLSNHYSGIARGTINANNFELKPALINMVQQNQFAGTATSDPHVHLRTFLEITDTVKINNVSDDIIRLRLFPFSLRDQARGWLQLLPLGSITTWHELATKFLAKYFPPAKSAQFKIEISTFRQTEFEQLYEAWERYKELLRKCPNHGFEDWVQIELFYNGLNGQTRGTVDAAAGGTIFAKSPEQAYDLLEQMTINSYQWPSERAGVKRTAGIYAVDPITSLTAQVSALTTQIAAMNKVSTSDIEGPSMVAEELSTPEEAQYINNRNQGGYGGYRGTFVTESGKRMARTESRLDNMETHMGNMGATMKSLETQIGQLANALRDQNRGQFPSNTEVNPKEQCKAVTLRSGKELEVQNPKERVDSGKTVEEGEMEKSTAEIKVEPPPVYKPTLPYPQRFKKKSLDDQKLELGEVKPTTITLQLADRNMEEDHDAPLIFGRPFLATGRALIDVHKGELTLRVGGEEVIFNIYHAMKGSNEVSTCKSINVIDSCMSLDCAGMRDPLESCLIGAAGTVDEDNWEVKEQLVALDALPKEKRKDAPHDELNVNEKLEVKPPSPDLKELPSHLCYAFLGEKSTYPVIISSSLSCDEKDKLLRVLRKYKTALGCSWVSPVQVVPKKGGMTVRCQEKNLVLNWEKCHFMVQEGIVLGHKVSSKGLEVDRAKVVAIEKLPPPKNIKGIRSFLGHAGFYRRFIKDFSKITKPLCNLLEKESTFIFDDDCLQAFEKIKKALVTAPIMIVPDWEQPFELMCDASDYAVGVVLGQKRDKFFRSIYYASRTMDAAQQNYTTTEKEMLAVVFAFDKFRPYLVGTKVRDRKGCENQVADHLSRLEREEKEEEGAIQETFPDDQLFEVNSVLPWFADIANYLSCGTLPPDMSYHQKKKFVHDIKFFYWDDPFVYKRCADQVIRRCVEDFEAQQILEKCHSSPYGGHFGASRTAAKHKVALAYHPQPNGQAEVSNREIKQILEKTVNTNRRDWALKLDDAL; encoded by the exons ATGGCAGAAAACAGGGAGAATAATGAACACATCCAGCCAGAGGCTAGACCCATCAGAGATCACTTTAGACCAATGCTATCTAACCACTATTCTGGCATTGCTCGAGGGACCATCAATGCTAACAACTTCGAGTTGAAGCCCGCTCTAATCAATATGGTTCAGCAAAACCAGTTTGCTGGAACAGCCACATCTGATCCTCATGTTCACCTGAGAACTTTCTTGGAGATAACGGACACAgtaaagattaataatgtttctgatgatattattagactgcGTTTGTTTCCATTTTCTCTCAGAGATCAAGCACGAGGATGGCTACAATTGCTTCCCTTGGGAAGCATCACGACATGGCATGAGCTAGCCACGAAATTCCTAGCAAAATACTTTCCCCCTGCAAAATCTGCCCAGTTCAAGATTGAGATCAGCACGTTTAGGCAGACTGAATTCGAGCAATTGTATGAAGCATGGGAAAGATACAAGGAGCTGTTGAGAAAATGCCCAAACCATGGCtttgaagactgggtgcagATTGAGTTATTCTACAACGGTCTTAATGGGCAAACCAGAGGAACAGTGGATGCTGCAGCTGGTGGTACGATCTTTGCAAAATCTCCTGAGCAAGCTTATGACTTGCTCGAACAGATGACAATAAATAGCTACCAGTGGCCGTCAGAAAGGGCAGGAGTAAAGAGGACAGCTGGAATTTATGCTGTGGATCCCATCACGTCACTCACTGCTCAGGTATCTGCATTGACCACTCAAATAGCCGCGATGAACAAAGTGAGTACATCTGACATCGAAGGTCCATCGATGGTTGCTGAAGAGCTATCCACCCCTGAAGAAGCACAGTATATCAACAACAGAAATCAGGGTGGATATGGAGGATatagag GAACATTTGTTACTGAGTCTGGAAAAAGGATGGCGAGAACCGAGTCTCGTCTGGACAACATGGAGACTCATATGGGAAATATGGGGGCCACAATGAAATCTCTGGAGACACAAATCGGACAGTTGGCCAACGCCTTGAGAGATCAGAACAGGGGTCAATTTCCTAGTAACACGGAAgttaacccaaaagaacagtgcaAGGCAGTCACTTTGAGGAGTGGGAAGGAATTAGAGGTACAGAATCCCAAAGAGAGAGTGGACAGTGggaagacagttgaagaaggtGAAATGGAGAAATCCACGGCTGAAATCAAAGTTGAACCACCTCCAGTGTATAAGCCGACTCTACCCTACCCTCAGAGATTCAAGAAGAAGAGCTTGGATGATCA GAAATTGGAGCTTGGAGAAGTTAAACCAACTACTATCACCCTACAGCTTGCAGACAGAA atatggaagaggatCATGATGCTCCATTGATCTTTGGGAGACCATTCTTGGCGACTGGAAGGGCATTGATCGATGTTCATAAGGGTGAACTCACCTTGAGAGTTGGTGGTGAAGAAGTTATTTTTAACATCTATCACGCCATGAAGGGATCCAATGAGGTAAGCACTTGTAAAAGCATTAATGTTATAGACTCATGTATGTCTCTTGATTGTGCAGGAATGAGAGATCCCTTGGAGAGCTGTCTGATAGGTGCGGCAGGAACTGTCGATGAAGATAATTGGGAAGTGAAAGAGCAATTAGTGGCTCTTGACGCGCTGccaaaagaaaagagaaaagatGCACCGCATGATGAGCTGAATGTGAATGAGAAACTAGAGGTAAAACCACCTTCCCCTGATTTGAAGGAGTTGCCAAGCCACCTGTgctatgcatttttaggtgagaAGTCGACGTATCCGGTAATTATCTCTTCCTCCCTTTCATGtgatgaaaaagataaattattgagaGTGCTGCGAAAGTATAAAACTGCTTTAGGATG TAGCTGGGTATCTCCTGTGCAAGTTGTACCAAAAAAGGGTGGGATGACAGTg AGATGCCAAGAAAAGAACCTAGTTCTTAACTGGGAGAAGTGTCactttatggtccaagagggcATTGTTCTTGGACATAAAGTATCTTCTAAGGGATTAGAGGTTGACAGAGCCAAGGTGGTTGCAATTGAAAAACTCCCTCCGCCAAAGAACATCAAGGGAATAAGGAGCTTCTTAGGGCATGCCGGGTTTTATcgtagatttatcaaagatttttctaagattaCTAAACCTCTGTGTAATTTGCTTGAAAAAGAATCCACCtttatttttgatgatgattgtctgCAGGCATTTGAGAAGATCAAGAAAGCATTGGTGACTGCACCAATCATGATAGTGCCGGATTGGGAGCAACCCTTTGAGCTGatgtgcgatgccagtgatTATGCAGTGGGTGTGGTGTTGGGACAGAAACGTGATAAATTCTTCAGAtcaatctactatgcaagtcgtaccATGGATGCTGCACAGCAAAACTACACAACCACCGAAAAGGAGATGCTCGCAGTAGTATTCGCCTTTGACAAGTTCAGACCCTACTTGGTAGGTACAAAG GTAAGGGATAGAAAGGGATGTGAAAATCAAGTGGCTGACCACCTGTCAAGACTTGAGCGAGAGGAGAAGGAAGAAGAGGGAGCTATACAAGAAACTTTTCCAGATGATCAGCTCTTTGAGGTAAACTCTGTActtccttggtttgctgatattgcTAATTATTTGTCTTGTGGAACCCTTCCCCCAGATATGAGCTACCATCAGAAAAAGAAGTTCGTCCATGATATAAAGTTCTTCTATTGGGACGATCCGTTCGTGTATAAGAggtgtgctgaccaagtgattaggaggTGCGTAGAGGATTTCGAAGCGCAACAAATTCTGGAGAAATGTCATTCTTCACCATATGGTGGACATTTCGGAGCATcacgaacagcagctaag